One part of the Lycorma delicatula isolate Av1 chromosome 7, ASM4794821v1, whole genome shotgun sequence genome encodes these proteins:
- the LOC142327772 gene encoding rhomboid-related protein 3-like, whose amino-acid sequence MSRQKIEDEPNHDASISLHSFEHNWLLIFQKYDADNDGKISIRELYNQVNDPHFIYDIPERGVENILRQFDVNSDGFIDFDEFVTLMESDIGKQLIIRTLNSYIKHTVVARKRRIQTHPEFTGGEYEDEYTCSPPPFCMLLISALEVTCFLYDLSASLMNLRGKYSGFIDTSFSFGPAAELTFYTPSKRSEIWRFVTYMFVHANFFHLFFNVIVQIMLGIPLEMVHRWWRVFIIYLAGVLAGSLGTSVFNPETSLVGASGGVYAIITAHLSTIILIGYQAHLAGAVAGLLLGIYVLRNLEVYSWEKILKWICFTLYIILTVLAILYNIIFS is encoded by the exons tATGATGCAGATAATGATGGAAAGATTTCAATTAGAGAATTATACAATCAAGTGAATGATcctcattttatttatgatattcctGAACGTGGTGTAGAAAACATATTGAGACAATTTGATGTGAATTCTGATGGATTCattgattttgatgaatttgttACTTTGATGGAAAGTGATATTGGAAAGCAATTAATCATTAGAACATTGAACAGTTATATAAAACATACAGTTGTTGCAAGAAAAAGACGAATTCAGACTCATCCTGAATTTACTGGTGGAGAATATGAAGATGAATACACATGTTCACCTCCCCCATTTTGTATGTTGCTTATTAGTGCTCTTGAg GTTACATGTTTTCTGTATGACTTATCAGCTTCATTAATGAATTTAAGAGGTAAATATTCTGGATTTATTGACACATCTTTTAGCTTTGGTCCTGCAGCTGAGTTAACATTTTATACACCTTCCAAACGATCAGAAATATGGAGATTTGTTACATATATGTTTGTTCATGCCAA tttttttcatttgttttttaatgttattgttcaAATAATGCTTGGAATTCCATTAGAGATGGTTCATCGATGGTGgcgtgtatttattatttatttagcagGGGTTCTTGCTGGTTCTCTTGGAACATCGGTCTTTAATCCAGAAACATCTCTAGTTGGTGCCTCTGGTGGTGTGTATGCTATAATTACAGCCCATTTATCTACTATTATTTTG ATTGGTTATCAAGCACATCTTGCAGGTGCCGTAGCTGGATTACTGTTGGGAATATATGTCTTACGGAATCTTGAAGTGTACTCTTGGGAGAAAATTCTTAAATGGATATGTTTtactctgtatataattttaactgttcTTGCGATtctctataatattattttctcttaa